One Desmodus rotundus isolate HL8 chromosome 10, HLdesRot8A.1, whole genome shotgun sequence genomic window, CTAAAATGGGCCTAGACCTTTTCCCCGCCTTGCCTACCTGTAGAACATCCACCCTGTTTATTGAGAGTCAGTTTGTGCGATCACTGTTAGCACCCCCTCTGAACCCACATGTGATTGTTCTTCTCTTGTCCTCCACTGACCTGACATAGTGGGTTGGCCTAAAagttcctttggtttttttcccctaagatggctctagtgggtgtttagttgtctttaacttcattcaaaacaatgttgttagattgtattgtgacagctatcatatgagcatgcatttttttaatttatcaaaattggtgaattttttgtgtagccattttaatctTGAAGACTGAAGAAAATACGTAACGTTTTCAGCATagtatgctttcttatttcaagaaaggtaaaaacgcaactgaaacgcaaaaaaagatttgtgcagtgtaaggcaaaggtgctgtgactgatttaAATATGTCACAAATGGTTTGTgcagtttcgtgctggagatttctggcTGGaggatgctccacagtcaggtagaccagttgaagttgacagtgatcaaatcgcgacattaattgagaacaatcaatgttctactgcacgggagatagccaacatattcaccaaatcaataaagttattggtgaaaatgaaaaatgtgtcttttattttactgaaaaaaaacatagggactttttggccaacccaatacatcaTGCACAGGGAAACAGGTACTTGGCTACCCTCCAGGATCCCAGAGCCCTGAGTGCAGAGATGAGACCGGTGAGCGGAGCTGGGAAACTAGGCTGCTCCGGTGGGGGTGGTCTGATGCGAGCACTCACGAGCACTTCTCAGAAGTCGGCTGGAATGTGCCAAGCTTGATCAAGAATTTGATTTAGCAAATTAACACTGGGAAGAAAAGACATGTAGTCTTTCGTTTCCAAAGGGCTTGAGTGGCAGTGTCTTAGTGAAAAGAGTGTTAGATTAAGGAATAAGAGGTTTCGGTCCAAGATCCATTAAGCTACAGAACTGGGTGAACTATTTCATTTCAGTGGGCTCAGTTTCAgcacctataaaatgggagtaataatagtACTACTTCATAGGGCTTTCATTAGTGTTAAATGAATTAAGCCGTATGAACTTTAAAATAGCATCTGGCACTTAGTAACACTCCATAAATAGTGACTATTATCTGTAAGAAAAGGCACTTGACCAGCACAACCCCTACACTTCTTTCCAGCGCACTCTGGCTTTACCTAGAAGCCCCGCCTACAGGGCGGCGGGACAGATGCTCCCCCACTGCTCCAGGGGGCGCTGTGGGAGCCTCCAACTATCCCCCTGCTCTCGACCTCTCCGGGCCAGCTCCCAGAGCCACCCTCTCAGGGTTCCGCCCCATTCCTGACAACATCCATACTTCCTATTGGTCAAGGGCCATCCGGCCATCCAATAAAAAGAGACGTTGGTGCGAGGAGGCACCACCCTCTTTGGTCGGGTGGGCCACGATATTGATCAGCGGGAAGTAGGTAGTACGGGGGGGCCAGGTCACGCAGCCTCCGGTCAGGCTTTGCCTCCCAGTCGTCCTGCAGCGGGCCCACCATGCCGCAGTACCAGACTTGGGAGGAGTTCAGTCGCGCGGCCGAGAAACTCTACCTCGCCGACCCTATGAAGGTAAGTCGCTGGCGGGGCCAGCGCTCCATACTCAGGCCCAGGTCAGGATGTCTTCACTGCCGTCTGCTCGGCCCCCAGAGCGTCTTCAACGCCCTGGGAGGTGTTGCCATTGACCGTAGACGGACCCCTCCAAGTCCGATTGTGcctgctgcctcctctctgaCTAATGGCCCGATGAGGCCCTGAAATGGGCAAAAGCAGAACCATTTCAGGGCCGAAAGCAGCCCTGCGGCCGGCCtttcctgcccccaacccccgaCTGTCCCTTAGGAATTGAGTGGTTTACGTGTCCCTCAGGGCAGGGCTCCTCCCCCACCCGCAGCTTTGCCTTCCTGGCCTTGTAGTCTTGCTGCCCGTTTCCGGTACCGCCAGGGCGGGAGGGTCCCTCCTCGAAAATAGAACAGTAAATTTTTTCTGCCACCGCTGACACGTTCATGAAAAACCCCAATTTAGAGGCATCTACACCCGTTAGAATAGTGGTTCTTAATCTTTTAGAGGTCAGGGCCCATTTGAGAATGAGAATGCTTGCACCCTTCCCCCAGCAAAATGAGCCTAAACATTAAAGTTTAGAAACAATTGTAAGGGACTCGTGAATTCATTGAAGGCCCCCACAGAAATGATTACGTAAGTGGATTCCAGAGGTTAACTCATTATTAAAAAAGCTAAGATTTACTTTGTCATacctaaaaattatttgaaacacCACCTTGTTAACTAAAAATCCTGCtagcttttaaattttgataggtAACAAGAAGCTGTGGAATACTCTGTTCCATTATTTACaacaaaataatacaacaataaacgATGAAGTGGGTTAGATATTTTGTAAATCACATGCTTTGGTTATGACACGGCCCCTCCGTTTGGATGGCTTCTCTTGTTCGTGGGGCCATTAGTTTATTCGTTGAAACCATGTACCATGAGAACAGTACAGGATTTTAGTCTGGTAGTGCCCACTGTATACACTGAGACttctaaaagtaagtaaagaaTATACAAGTTCTTGTCAAGAGTAGTCCTTTAAATGTGGTGCTGGTGGTGCCAGGGAAAatggaaactaaaataaaatggtaacTGCAGGGCACTGCCGTGAACAGCAGCAGAGAGAACTTTGCTGGCTCTTCACCCAATCAGAAAATGCCAGTGGCCTCAAACCCCTGCGTTCTCATGAGAGCCTTCTAGTGGCGATTGACAGACTCCTGTGTTACgtatatttgtgtgtatagtTTATGTGAACAATGAAGACAGCCCCTTGAGGTAGTTGAGTAAATCTTAGATACATTAAATGACATGTATAGTCTAAGAGGTTAAGTTAAAATTGAAATTAGGACTCTAAACCCCAAGTCCATGCTGTTGTTGCTACCTGCCAGGactaaagaagtaaataaattttgTCAGAATTCTCTGAACCTGTTTTACaaaaaaatctctcttctctCCCGACCGCACTGAACCTTTAATGACGCACATAGTCCCGTCTGCCGTCCTGTCTGACATCGCCCTACTTGAAGGTGGTGTCGCGGCTGGACCACGGACTGACCTCGTAGTTGGTCTGCCTGCGTCTTTAATCCCCGCTCCCTGTCTCACCTCAACAGTCTAAAACACATTGAGGACTCTCCGTTTTCTGCTTACAGAGCGGTTCTTCATTAACAGCTGGGTCAAGTGCAGGCTCAGGCCCACCGGCCGACCCTCTCAGCAGCCTGTTTCGCATAGTCTCCCACCGTTTCCACCACCCTGGGCTCTAGCCTCATGCAGCTACGGAATTCACAGAATCTTCATGCAGGCTGCTGCTTCAGCCTTTATCCCGCCTTCTTCCCTGAAAGCAAAAAGATTCTTTGCAAAGCCACCTCCACGAAACCTTTTTACACTTCCTCTTGCCCCAATCTGAATTGCTTGTTTTCTCTCAGCATTTTACCTGTGTGTGCCTTTAGAGGACCTAATTCATGTTCTTttatgttttggttatttttggcTGGTGGGATTCAAAGTTCCTGAGAGAGCAAGAGTCTGGATTTCCTTGTTTCTCCAAGGCATCTGGCGTGGTAACTTAGGTGCCCCCTAGTTATAAAATTGACCTTATTATAATGCCATTGACCCTTTAACTCATTTCTCCTGATGAAGGCAATGGGTATTCTTTTAACTGAGAGTTAAAACTTTACATAGTTGTCACACTTAGTACATTTTAAGGTTTCAGTTTCTTTTCGTGTCTGgagaactaaatatttttaacaaaaagtatTGTGTAGGATGGCACTCAATTTAGGATTTATTCTAGATTTGGGAAAATGTGGATGGAGACGTCTTTTCAAGGCAGAACTCTGCTTTTCTGTAATAACGCATCCGTGTACCATCATGGGAAAGGTGTGATTTTGCTGAATGCTCGAGCCTCAGTCCGCCTACCGAGAGCCGTGGGACAGGGGAGATGTGAACTTGGGTTTCCTGAGGGATGGGTCTGGACTTACCCAGCCCTCTGCTGTTTCCCCCCTTCTGTTCCTGTCATTCCCCTGTGGCTGAGAGTGTCAGTACTGTAAGAGAGGAAGAactttctcctttattctcttaGGTTTAATTGCTGGGGTCCTGCAAATTAACCTGCCAAAAGGCAGATAAACAAGGGAAAACTGTTAACATAAGAACTGGAGTTCATAAAGAAATAGCAGGGGCAGTTAGAATTGGAGCCTAGGTGCCGTCTTTACAAAGGCTGACAAAGTGTAGAACaggctggaaaaagaaaagggggctGGGGGTGTCTGGGAGGCAGGGTGACTTGTGGGAAGGTGCCTAGGGAGTGTGTGGTAAATAGTCGTTTACTGCAGCTTCCTAAGCAGAGAAGTGCCCTTCTGGGTAAAGGAGAGGGGAACGGTTATGAACCTTTACAGGGAGGTTCATTTGTGACCTGCTGTTAGCCAGAAAGGGCAGAGGCCTAACCGCCTCCAGCTCAAAATCGTCCTTCTGCCCAAGTGGCTTGTTTAGGTGGCATACTTCGATCCCGTCTGTGTACGTTTTTACTGGCTGGAAATGCCAAACCACCTCATGTctttaaatcaataaatcaataaataattgtagCAATAGGAATGGCTCGAGTGCTGTATTCTACCTCATTTCAATAGTGATAAGTTTACTGTTAAGATAACTGGACATTTTAGGTATTAATTCTAAAAGGGTCATTTTAGCCAATCTGAAGGCTAAATCATTTATGAGAAATATCCTTTGACTTCCCTGTTTCTAAACATGCATTTTTGTTTCAGGCACGTGTGGTTCTCAAGTATAGGCATTCTGATGGGAGTTTGTGTATGAAAGTAACAGATGATTTAGTCGTAAGtatacacttttatttattgCATACTTTCAGAtttgtttgaaattatttacatAGAATTTATGCAAATTACCTGTTAGgattattattttgcatttcattcCAAAGTCGAGAGCCACATTATAGAAGCTCCTTTTATAGGCTCTTGGGGAAATAATTTAACTTGCTTCATTAAGATAGCATATCAGGTGTAGTTTAGTAATTGCTCCCTTCAAACCTTAAGAAGAATGTAGAGGCCATAAATGGATATAAGGGGACAAAGGTTTCCTTATGGGCATGTGACAAGTGAATGATGGTATTTGAACACAAGATACAGGCTTTATAGTCACATCTTTCTCCTCCCCGGCCTGCTCACTGCTGAGCCCCTGCCAGCTGCCGTCTGCAGACTGCGCTGCACTGAGCTGCTCGTGCTGAGAGCTCGGTGGTGGCTCCTTGACTCACACCCCGCAGTCTCACCGGTTCTTGCCTGCCTTCACTGCCTCCCTGCTTTTGATACAGAAAACCACTCTCGTGGAAAACATTATTTTGGAATCTGTGGCTccattttatcttgttttctttttctgtgtttctgtttcattggttGCTAATtgcttcactgatatgtccccagAAATAGTGGCCTCTCTGGGATTCTGTCCGTGGTTGTCTTTTTCACACCACTTCTCTGGAGTAATCTGTTCGGTCATTAAGTTCAGTACTGCCTGTATCTATGTCTGTTATCAAATCTGTACATTTAGCTCACATGTTTTTCTGACGCCCTGACTAGCTCTATGTTGAGTATCCTAACCTCACTACTCAAAATGAGCCTGTCTAGAACGGAACTCACCGCCTCTTCTCCGACAGCTCCTTCTCCTGTTCTCTAGTTTCAGTTGTGTGTTTGTGGATCACCTGTGATCCCTTCCTCGCCCTCATTCTCGTGTCCACTCTTCCTTCCCTTGAAAAACCCGTAGTTGATCCTGTGGTACATTCCGTATGGTTTTTTAGGCATTTGGGGATTAATGATTCAAGCCCCCTCACTCCGTACCTGTCAGGAACAAATACTCCATCTCCACCAGTACTCTCAAGTCTAGGATGTCGTCGTCACTTGCCTGGACTATTACAATAGTCTCCTGACTGTGTCCCTGCTGCCAGTTCATCCTTCCGCCATCCTGCACTGCTGCTGGACTGATTTCTAAAACTGCGAGTTTGATGTGTCCCCCCCCTTAAAAATCTTCCGTGGCTCCTCGTCACTCAGTATAAACCCCACCCTCACATCCCCTGTCATCTGCTTTTTTCTCTATTACTGAAAAGCTCGAGATTTGAGTTCTTCCCATCAGACCACAGCAGGATTTAACATACTActtgactggttattttttgatAAGCTTCTGATAGAGTTCACTGAGCTTTTTCAATCCACAGCAGTGACATTTATGGAATGTAATTGCTAGAGGTTTGGAAACTTGAATGTAATTTTGTTAGTATGGCCCCTGGAGAGAATAGGGCAAAAACAGTGGTGGCAAAGGCTCACATTTTTACCCAGACAGTGGTACTGTTGACAATCTACTTCTACATAGTTAACGTGTGCCTTTCAACTTTCTGACAGTGTTTGGTGTACAGAACAGACCAAGCTCAAGATGTGAAGAAGATTGAGAAATTCCACAGTCAACTGATGCGACTCATGGTAGCCAAGGAATCCCGCAGTGTTGCCATGGAAACGGACTGAGTGGTTTGAGATGAAGCCTGTTTACCATGTTCTTAGGAAGTAAATATCCTGAACTGAGGAAGTGTTGGGACAGAAAATACTTTATGTAATAACTTAGCGGGCTATTCAGAAGCTgaagggtcatttttttttttaactttgttttttaatgtttactttagAGAGCCATGGATATAAATGCTTTCAGTTagaaggcattttatttttggaaattgaACAAGAAAGTTGGCTCTCTTAGAAACTTTCTGCAGATTCTTTGATGCTGGGTAAAATACTATTTCTTTTAGTAAGTTCGTATCAGTAATTTGAAAATGAACTATCAAGAAAAGCCTATTCTTTAGTTTCTCCATCTTTAGAAGAAATTAAATGTAACCATTTTGTTGGATCGATAGATTCCTTTTGGGGCATAAAACGTGTGCAGTTGACGAGCAGCACGTACAGCATGCGGTGACCAGAATTAACCTCGCCCAGCAGGACCTGCCGTGTCCAGCAGTGTGGTCTCGGCTGTGTCTAAAACAATCATGGAAACAGATGTGCGGGATCTTGGACTTTGCACATTTCAACTCTGTTTCGAACATAAGGACTTCAGAGTAGCACTAGCTGGTTGAGCAGACTTTGAACCTACTTCTCAGTGCTCCAAACACGTGAGCACAACCGTCACCGATGGCCGAAGGTGCCGTGTTCCAGAACGTCGGTCACGCGGTTCCCGAACAGCCTGTCAGAAGGGCTACCGGCCGTACGTACTGTTACACCTTCGCATACCTCTCAGCCCCTGCCCACTTCTCCCCCTCTGCCTAACCAGGGTGTTAAGCATGCCTTCACAACTGTTATGTTTTCCATTATACCAGAAGgatattatttgatatttatcTTATATCTGTAACCTGAATTCCACCACCTAAGTGTAATGTTCACATGTTGATTCCtgcattgaaatatttttgttcgGAAGCTGTCATGTTGAGCAACATTTTAATACAGAAAGTTCTATTAGCCATATGAATTTTGACGTTTCAGAGAGGTCAGGAAATAAACTATTAGGTAAATATAGATGGTTTCTCTTGAAGTTTTTCACGTCATAAGAATTACTGGTTTCTTGCCTGGGATATACTGTATTCATAGACTGTGAAGTGAGCCTCGTGCTACTGTTCAGTAAATTTCGTTTTGTTTCTCGGTACTTTTCATTCCGTTTCTCCAAGCTGTATGGCAACGACAAGCTTCGCTTCTCGGTTAAGGAAAGTAGTCAGGTAGTCTGGGGGTCTTCTGAGTTTGTGGGTTCCCCCTCCCTGACAATTAGTGGGATCACTAGcttttctttggcttttttctttctcattacaTCTTCCCTTTTTTAACATGACTTTATAAAGGCAACCAGGAAGGACGGGACTAGCATTTGGGTCCTTGGGGTCCTGTGCAGCTGAGAGCAGAGGTCCGGAGGCAGACTGCCTAGGATGTGATTCTGGCTCCGCTACTTTCTACCTCTGTGGTCTCAGACGAGAGACTTCTGTAAGCCTCATTGCCCCCTGGAAATCGGGTTAATAGCGGTACTCATTGGACATTCTGGGGGTTAAATGGCATAATCCATATTAAGcctttagcacagtgcctagaacatagtaagctcaataaatggtagctgctattattactattattgttacgATGATGGTTTctcaggggaaaaggtacaaaaaGCTAGCTCTTACATTTTCTCATAACTTTAATTGAACCATTATTTATTGGTAATGTCTGCCCTTTCTGCCAAGCTATATTATTAAATGGCATTTTTTGCAGTTGGGAAATACAAGATTGCCCTCACAGAgtgttcttgtgtgtgtgtggtggggggaggggaagcagactGAAATCCTTCAATCTAAAACTTGTGTTTATCTGtgtctgtaaaaaataaaattattgagagACCTAGGTGGTGGTAAGTGGTAAAAGTATTTGAATCTCTTGAAGGaccatataaataataaaatacccaACCATAATATAGTGTGAAAATCACAGTGCTGTGTGCTTCCGTTTTTTACATCAGGAAGTGTTTCTGGGCTCTAATCATACTTTATGGATTAATTTTCAGCAAGCGGTTTTGTGACGTATTTGATCAAACGCTGCTGACTCCAGCAGGGGTGACCCACCCGCAGGCCGCACGTGTCCCGGGACAGCTATGAATGTGGCCagacacaaaatcgtaaatttccttaaaaccttttttttgcccATCAgctttcgttagtgtttgtgtatttaatgtgtggcccagaggtgccaCAAGTTGGGACCCACCTTCGAGTCTAAGGTAACCTCATGAAGCCACTAGTCACTGAGGTTCTAGGTGCAGTCAGCAGTTCAcagagtttcattttgttttctcttctaaaGAGCCCCTCTCCTTGGGTCACAGAGCCCCTGAGCACTGCAGTTAGGCTGCCTGAGTTCTCGGTTGTACAGGGTCGGCTTCCCCCTCCAGGGCACCTAGCCTGTGAGCTTTCTGTCTTAAAAATATAAGATCTCTCATAGACTTAACGACTTGTACCATAACATAAAGCACTCTGAGTACTCAAACAGCCTCGCTCCCTAAAAAACCCACAGAGGATTTGAACAGATAGCAAATAAGCAcgtaaaaagatgttcaacctcgtCGGTTGTCAAGAGAATGCGAATTAAAATGATGAGATGCCACTGCACACATCAGAATAGCTAAAACTAAAAAGACTGACCATCCCGAGTGCCAGCAAGAACACACAGCAACCAGAACTCTCTCACGCCGCTGGTGGACGTGGAAACCAGTACAGCCGCTTCAGAAAGCCGACCGTGTCTTTAAAAGTTTCCCATGTATCTACCATCCATCCAAAGAGTTGTGCGTGCATGTTCATAATAGCTTTCTTCACAAATAGTCAAAAACCAGAAACAAGCCAAAAGTCCGTCAGAAGGTTTTTGGGTAAATAAGT contains:
- the SRP9 gene encoding signal recognition particle 9 kDa protein; this translates as MPQYQTWEEFSRAAEKLYLADPMKARVVLKYRHSDGSLCMKVTDDLVCLVYRTDQAQDVKKIEKFHSQLMRLMVAKESRSVAMETD